GGATCTTCGCCACCGCCGCCTTAAGATCGTCCGCCCCATACATGGCGCAGGGTAAAGACGCGAGGCCGCCGGCCGTGCCCACCGCAATGGCCAGCTCCGGCGAGCCGGGGCCGGCCATGGGGCCGAGCAGGATGGGGTGCTCGATGCCGAACAGGTCGAGGATGCGCCGGTCGGGCCAGCGGGCGGCGGCGGGAGCATCGGGCGTGGCGGCGGTCATGGCGTTGTCTCCCGAGGGGTGGCCGCCATTATCGCGCTTCCATCAATCATTGAAATTGAAACATTCTGATATTATCGTTCACTTCTGATGATGGACCTGCGCGATTTCCGCTTCCTGGAAGCGGTGGCCGAGACCGGCAGCGTCACCCGCGCCGCCGGGCGCCTCGGCTGCGTGCAGTCCAATGTCACCACCCGCCTGCGCAAGCTGGAGGACCGGCTCGGCCAGAAGCTCGTGGAGCGCATCGACGGCCGCATGGTGCCCACCGCCGCCGGTGCGATGGCTCTCGACTATGGCGCGCGGATCGTGCGTCTGTCGGAAGAGGCGGAGAAGCGGCTGCGTTCGGCGGCCGAGGCCTTCCCGCCGCTGCGCCTCGGCACCATGGAGACCACCGCCGCCGTGCGCCTGCCGCCGCTATTGAAAGCGGCGCGGGCGCAGCTGCCGGACCTGCGCCTCTCCATCACCACCGGCACCAGCGGCGAACTGGTCGCGGCGCTCGGGCGGGGCGACATCGACCT
The nucleotide sequence above comes from Xanthobacter flavus. Encoded proteins:
- a CDS encoding LysR substrate-binding domain-containing protein encodes the protein MMDLRDFRFLEAVAETGSVTRAAGRLGCVQSNVTTRLRKLEDRLGQKLVERIDGRMVPTAAGAMALDYGARIVRLSEEAEKRLRSAAEAFPPLRLGTMETTAAVRLPPLLKAARAQLPDLRLSITTGTSGELVAALGRGDIDLAFVAEEAAEARFESVPLFEEDLVEVLPIGGAAEAAAVVFRAGCCYRARFAEAFGDLPLLELGTLDGIMGCVAAGLGRTLLPEAAVERWRRAGEVETRPLPPGRGRVGTLALFRAASPSRRSIDALVALARG